One Hordeum vulgare subsp. vulgare chromosome 4H, MorexV3_pseudomolecules_assembly, whole genome shotgun sequence DNA window includes the following coding sequences:
- the LOC123450114 gene encoding germin-like protein 8-11, which produces MSSSSSFLVLASLLALVSWQATASDPSPLQDFCVADMHSPVRVNGFVCKNPMEVNADDFFKAANLDKPRMTNKVGSNVTLINVMQIAGLNTLGISIARIDYAPLGQNPPHTHPRATEILTVLEGTLYVGFVTSNLPAPNRNKFLSKVLNKGDVFVFPVGLIHFQFNPNPHKPAVAIAALSSQNPGAITIANAVFGSNPPISDDVLAKAFQVEKNTIDWLQAQFWENNHN; this is translated from the exons ATgtcatcctcctcttccttccttgtCCTCGCTTCTCTTCTTGCATTGGTCTCATGGCAGGCCACTGCCTCCGATCCTAGCCCACTCCAAGACTTTTGTGTGGCCGACATGCATTCACCAG TGCGTGTCAATGGGTTTGTTTGCAAGAACCCGATGGAAGTTAACGCAGACGACTTCTTCAAGGCAGCCAATCTCGACAAGCCAAGGATGACCAACAAGGTTGGATCCAACGTCACCTTGATCAACGTCATGCAGATTGCTGGACTCAACACCCTCGGCATCTCAATTGCGCGCATTGACTATGCTCCCTTGGGTCAGAACCCGCCACATACGCACCCTCGCGCCACTGAGATCCTCACGGTACTCGAGGGGACACTGTATGTTGGCTTTGTCACATCCAACTTGCCCGCCCCCAACAGAAACAAGTTCCTCTCGAAGGTGCTCAACAAAGGTGATGTGTTTGTCTTCCCAGTGGGCCTCATTCACTTCCAATTCAACCCCAACCCCCACAAGCCCGCCGTAGCAATTGCCGCACTCAGCAGCCAGAACCCAGGGGCTATCACAATTGCCAATGCAGTGTTTGGGTCAAACCCACCAATATCGGATGATGTTCTTGCCAAAGCATTTCAGGTGGAAAAGAATACAATAGACTGGCTTCAGGCTCAGTTCTGGGAGAATAATCACAATTAA
- the LOC123450112 gene encoding germin-like protein 8-11: MASSCSFLLLAALLALVSWQATSSDPSPLQDFCVADMHSPVRVNGFVCKNPMDVNADDFFKAAALDKPRVTNKVGSNVTLINVMQIAGLNTLGISIARIDYAPLGQNPPHTHPRATEILTVLEGTLYVGFVTSNLPAPNRNKFLSKVLNKGDVFVFPVGLIHFQFNPNPHQPAVAIAALSSQNPGAITIANAVFGSDPAISDDVLAKAFQVEKNTIDWLQAQFWENNHN; the protein is encoded by the exons ATGGCATCCTCCTGTTCCTTCCTTCTCCTCGCTGCTCTTCTTGCGTTGGTCTCATGGCAGGCAACTTCCTCCGACCCTAGCCCACTCCAAGACTTTTGTGTGGCCGACATGCATTCACCAG TGCGTGTAAATGGGTTTGTTTGCAAGAACCCTATGGATGTAAACGCTGATGACTTCTTCAAGGCAGCCGCCCTCGACAAGCCTAGGGTGACAAACAAGGTTGGCTCCAACGTCACCTTGATCAACGTCATGCAGATTGCTGGACTCAACACCCTCGGCATCTCAATTGCGCGCATCGACTATGCTCCCTTGGGTCAGAACCCGCCACATACGCACCCTCGCGCCACTGAGATCCTCACGGTACTCGAGGGGACACTGTATGTCGGATTTGTCACATCCAACCTGCCTGCACCCAACAGAAACAAGTTCCTCTCGAAGGTGCTCAACAAAGGTGATGTATTTGTCTTCCCCGTGGGGCTCATTCACTTTCAGTTCAACCCCAACCCCCATCAGCCCGCTGTTGCAATTGCCGCGCTCAGCAGCCAGAACCCAGGGGCTATCACAATTGCCAATGCAGTGTTTGGGTCAGACCCAGCAATATCAGATGATGTTCTTGCCAAGGCGTTTCAGGTGGAAAAGAATACTATAGACTGGCTCCAGGCTCAGTTCTGGGAGAACAACCACAATTAA